GGTCCCGAACTCGAACGCCACGCCGCCCGCGGCCGCGACACCCTCCTGGACCTTCTGCGAGAGGGACCGGAGGTGGGTGTGGCCGGGGACGATCGTGTTGTACGCGTTTGCTATCCCGATGAAGGGCAGGTCCATCTCCCGGTCGGTCACGCCGAGCGACCTGAGCAGCGCCCGGTTCGGAGCACGCTGGTAGCCAGTCTTAACCGTCTCACTCCGCATGGTAATTCTCATAGGAGGGTAAGCGCGGAGGAGAAAAGAGTATTCCTGTTGCCGGGGTGGTGGTGCAGGTAAGACCGGGACCGTCTGCCGGGGCAAGGGTCCGGTATCTTTGCGACTCAAAGCCAGGCGGCTTCCCATGCTTCCCATGCTCCCCATGCTTGAACTTCGAATGAGTCAGAGATACATGGGGGATGATGTCATCTCACGCGAGCCGGCAGTACAAAAATAACACCGGATATTCTGCGAAGATGCCAAAGTGAGGGAGTTCCTCCAGATTATGGCAGGGCTACACTCTCACTCAGACAGCCCGTCCTCCTCATAGAGCTCCACCACCCCGCCGATGACGATCACCGCCGGGGGCCGGACGCCTGCGGCGCGGGCTTTCTCAGGGATATCAGCGACGGTCCCGACCGTCACGCGCTGGTCGGGGCGGAGGCCGCGCTCGATGATCGCGACCGGGGTCGCCGGGTCCTTGCCGTGCTCCACGAGGGCCGCAGTGATGGCGGGGAGGTTCTTTACGCCCATCAGGATGACGAGGGTCCCCTTCAGGCGCGCGAGGACCTCCCAGTCGAGGGCGGACTCGGGCTTCGTCGGGTCCTCGTGGCCGGTGATGAACGTCACCTGCGACGCGTATCGCCGGTGAGTGACCGGGATACCGACCATCTCCGGGACGGCGATGGCGCTCGTCACCCCCGGCACCACCTCGACGGCGATCCCGTGCTCCCGGAGCGTCTCGATCTCTTCCCCGCCGCGGCCGAAGAGGAAGGGGTCGCCGCCTTTCAGGCGCACGACGGTCTTACCCTCTTTGACCTTCCTGACCATCAGTTCCTCGATCGCGTCCTGCTCCAGGGTGTGGCTGCCACCGTACTTCCCGCAGTCGATCCGTTCGGCGTTCTTCGGGAGCGTTGCGAGGATCTCCTCGCCGGGGAGCTGGTCGTAGAGGACCACGTCCGCGGAGTCGATCACCTCGCGGGCCCGTATCGTCATGAGGCCGAGCCCGCCCGGCCCGGAACCTACAAGATATGCTCTTCCAGTCATGGTTTCATCCCGAGGGCCGTATAGGCCTCCCTGATCAGGTCGGCGGCCTGCCTGCGCAATGCCCGCCCGCACTCCCGGGCCTCGTCAACCGTCGCGATCCGCCGCTCGATCCGCTCCCACCGGGAGCCGTCGAGCGCAAGCACCTCGGCGATCAGGTTCCCGTCCCTGCAGAAGATACCCTGCGGGGTGAAGCATCCGCCCCCGACCTCCTCCATGACGGCCCGCTCGATCTCCACGTCGAGACGGGTCGGCGCGTGGTCCAGGGCCGCGAAAGCCCCGGCGACGGCCGGGTCGTCCCGGCAGACGACCGCGACGGTCCCCTGGTTCGGGGACGGGACGAACCGGTCCGTGGGGAGGGGCTCGCCGGGCAGCCGGATGCCGAGACGCTCGAGGCCCGCCTCCGCGAGGACGATGGCGTCGTACTGCCCCTCGCGGAGCTTCCGTATCCGGGTATCGACGTTCCCCCGGAGCTGCCTCACCTCAAGGGTCGGAGCGTCGCGGAGGAGCTGGGCGCGGCGCCGGGTGCTCGACGAGCCGATGATCCGGACCGCGTCGAGGGGACCCTCGTGCGCGAGGAAGTCCGCAGGCGAATCGCGCTCGAGCACCGCGCAGCAGACCGTCCCTGCCGGGCGGGCCGCCGGGATGTCCTTCATGCTGTGCACCGCGGCGTCGATCTCGCCGCGGAGGATCGCGTCGTCGAGCGCCCGCACGAAGACCCCCTGCCCCCCGATGGCGTGGAGCGGGACTTCCGTCGCGGTGTCGCCCTCGGTCGTGATCGTCACGACCTCAGCCTCGATACCCCGGTCGGCGAGCATGCCGACCACTTTGTTCGTCTGTGCAAGCGCGAGAGCGCTTCCCCGTGTGCCTATGCGAAGAGACATGATCCGTATGCGTCTGCTATCTGCTCGATATCCGATTCGGTGTGTGCGGCGGAGAGGAAGTTCGTCTCGAACTGCGACGGCGGGAGGAAGATCCCGGCGCCAAGCATCGCCTTCCAGAACCGCCCGAAGGCCTCGGTGTCGCACTCCTTGACCTCGCGGTAGTTTTGCGGCGCCGACTCCCTGAAGAAGTGCTTGAAGAGCGAGCCCATTCTGACGAACGATCCCTTCCCGGCATCCGCGGCGACCTCTCCGATCGTCCGCGTGGCCTCGTCGAGCCGCCGGTAGATCTCCGGATGCTCGTGGAGATGGCGGAGGATCGCATACCCCGCCGCGAGGCTCGCCGGGTTGCCGCTGAACGTGCCGGCCTGGTAGACCGGGCCCGCGGGGGCGACCAGCTCCATGATCTCGCGCCGCCCGCCGAACGCCCCGATGGGAAGCCCGCCGCCGATGATCTTGCCGAACGTGGCGAGGTCCGGTTTGACCCCATAGTGCACCTCCGCACCGCCGATCCCGACCCGGTAGCCGGTGATCACCTCGTCGAGGATGAGGAGAACGCCGTAGGCGGCGGTGATCTCCCGGACGTCAGCCAGGTAGTCGTCGTCGGGGAGCACGGGGCCGATGTTCCCCATCACCGGCTCGAGGATGAACGCCGCGACGTCGTCGTTCCCGGAAAGAAGCGTCTCGAGCGCCTCGGGGTCGTTGTAGGGGACCTGCCGGGTATGCGCCACCAGGTCTGCGAGGACGCCCGCGGAGTCGGGCACCCCGAGGGTGGTCGCCCCCGACCCGGCCTTGACGAGGACCGCATCGTGAGCGCCGTGGAACCCGCCCTCGACCTTGATGATGTCCTGCTTGCCCGTGTAGCCGCGAGCGAGCCGGATCGCGGCCATCGTCGCCTCGGAGCCCGACGAGACGAACCGGACCATATCGACCGCGGGATGGTCGCCGGTGATGACTCCCGCAAGGTCGAGTTCGAGCGGCGTCGGCGTACCGTAGAGCCAGCCCTTCTCGAGCTGGCACTCGATCGCCTCCCTGACTACCGGATGGGCGTGGCCGAGGATGAGGGGGCCGTAGCCGAGGCAGCAGTCGATCAGATCCGCCCCGTCGACGGTTGTGAGGCGCGATCCTGCCGCACGCTCGACGTAGAACGGGTTGGGCTTGATGGCCCGGACGGGGCTGCTGACGCCGCCCGGCATCAGGGTCTTTGCTCGTGCGAAGAGGTCACTGCTCTTCATCGAGCCACCTCGCCGCGTCTTCTGCAAAGTAAGTGATGATCAGGTCGGCCCCGGCCCGCCTGATGGCGGTGAGGGTCTCGAGGGCGACGGCCCGCTCGTTCAGCCACCCGCGCTCTGCGGCAGCCTTGATCATCGCATATTCGCCGCTGACCTGGTAGGCCGCCACCGGCAGCCCGAGCCCTCTGACGGATGCGAGGATATCGAGGTAAATCCCCGCCGGCTTGACCATCAGGATATCCGCCCCTTCGGCCGCGTCGAGCTCCGACTCCATCACCGCCTCCCGGGCGTTGCCCGGGTTGATCTGGTAGGTCGTCCTGTCCCCAAACGAGAACCCCGAGCCTGCCGCGTCGCGGAACGGCCCGTAAAGGGCGCTCGCGAACTTCGACGAGTAAGACATGATGAGGACGTCCTCGTATCCGGCAGCATCGAGGGCCTCCCGGATCGCCTGCACCATACCGTCGAGCATGCACGACGGCGCGACGATGTCGGCGCCGCTCTCCGCGTGGGAGACGGCTATTTGCGCCATCAGCGCGAGTGAGGGGTCGTTCAAGAGGTCCGGTCCGTCGATGGTCTCCCCGACGATGCCGCAGTGGCCGTGATCGGTGTACTCGCAGGCGCAGACGTCGGTGATGACGACCATCCCCGCCGATCGCTCCTTGATCCTCCGGATGGCCTGCTGGACGACGCCTTCCGCCGCATAGGCTCCGGTCGCCTCGCAGTCTTTTGCGCCGGGGACCCCGAAGAGGATCACCGCCCGGATGCCGGCATCGTAGAGGCGCTCGCAGTAGTCGGCGACGCCTTCCACCGGGTGCCGGGACTGCCCCGGCATCGAGGCTATCGGAAGCGGTGCGCTGATCGATTCGTCCACGAAGACCGGCGCTATCAGGTCGGTCTTTCTGAGTTCTGTCTCGCGGAGGAGCGGCTGGATGATCCGCCGCCGCACCCGCCTCATTCGTCGTTCTGGGAACA
This portion of the Methanoculleus caldifontis genome encodes:
- the hemC gene encoding hydroxymethylbilane synthase yields the protein MSLRIGTRGSALALAQTNKVVGMLADRGIEAEVVTITTEGDTATEVPLHAIGGQGVFVRALDDAILRGEIDAAVHSMKDIPAARPAGTVCCAVLERDSPADFLAHEGPLDAVRIIGSSSTRRRAQLLRDAPTLEVRQLRGNVDTRIRKLREGQYDAIVLAEAGLERLGIRLPGEPLPTDRFVPSPNQGTVAVVCRDDPAVAGAFAALDHAPTRLDVEIERAVMEEVGGGCFTPQGIFCRDGNLIAEVLALDGSRWERIERRIATVDEARECGRALRRQAADLIREAYTALGMKP
- the hemL gene encoding glutamate-1-semialdehyde 2,1-aminomutase; the encoded protein is MKSSDLFARAKTLMPGGVSSPVRAIKPNPFYVERAAGSRLTTVDGADLIDCCLGYGPLILGHAHPVVREAIECQLEKGWLYGTPTPLELDLAGVITGDHPAVDMVRFVSSGSEATMAAIRLARGYTGKQDIIKVEGGFHGAHDAVLVKAGSGATTLGVPDSAGVLADLVAHTRQVPYNDPEALETLLSGNDDVAAFILEPVMGNIGPVLPDDDYLADVREITAAYGVLLILDEVITGYRVGIGGAEVHYGVKPDLATFGKIIGGGLPIGAFGGRREIMELVAPAGPVYQAGTFSGNPASLAAGYAILRHLHEHPEIYRRLDEATRTIGEVAADAGKGSFVRMGSLFKHFFRESAPQNYREVKECDTEAFGRFWKAMLGAGIFLPPSQFETNFLSAAHTESDIEQIADAYGSCLFA
- the cobA gene encoding uroporphyrinogen-III C-methyltransferase encodes the protein MTGRAYLVGSGPGGLGLMTIRAREVIDSADVVLYDQLPGEEILATLPKNAERIDCGKYGGSHTLEQDAIEELMVRKVKEGKTVVRLKGGDPFLFGRGGEEIETLREHGIAVEVVPGVTSAIAVPEMVGIPVTHRRYASQVTFITGHEDPTKPESALDWEVLARLKGTLVILMGVKNLPAITAALVEHGKDPATPVAIIERGLRPDQRVTVGTVADIPEKARAAGVRPPAVIVIGGVVELYEEDGLSE
- the hemB gene encoding porphobilinogen synthase, yielding MFPERRMRRVRRRIIQPLLRETELRKTDLIAPVFVDESISAPLPIASMPGQSRHPVEGVADYCERLYDAGIRAVILFGVPGAKDCEATGAYAAEGVVQQAIRRIKERSAGMVVITDVCACEYTDHGHCGIVGETIDGPDLLNDPSLALMAQIAVSHAESGADIVAPSCMLDGMVQAIREALDAAGYEDVLIMSYSSKFASALYGPFRDAAGSGFSFGDRTTYQINPGNAREAVMESELDAAEGADILMVKPAGIYLDILASVRGLGLPVAAYQVSGEYAMIKAAAERGWLNERAVALETLTAIRRAGADLIITYFAEDAARWLDEEQ